The genomic stretch TGCGGGCAAATTTGACGGCTTTTGTCGGACAGTTTCCTCGAGCGGTTTTTTTCGGAACGGCACCAAGGATAGCAGCCGGACCGGGTTACCGAAAGCCGCGGCCCGCCCCGAATTGCGATCACCAGAGACCATTTGCCGCGCGAAGGGCGTCCGGCTGCAGCGCAGCAAGAGCGACAGGGTTACCGGAATCTCTCCGCGCAACGAATGATTTTGCTGCACGTGCTCACGTGAAAAACAGAATAATTACAGTTGCCTAACGCTCAGCTTCACTCCGTGCCATTGACGGACGCCGCTTTAACGCGAGTGTAAGGCGGCGACCGTCATTGTCTGGCTCAAAGCTTGATTCTGTCCCTGGACTTCCGTGCATGCAGCAACAGCCCGCTCATTCGATCATCGCCGAACTCGAGGAGGCCGTCCGGGGCGGCTCGTCAGCCAAACGGGTCGAAACCCTGCGACAGGTGACGGATCTCTTCCTTAACGACGGCGACCGCCTCAGCGACGAGCAGGTCCAGGTTTTCGACGACGTGCTGTGCCTTTTGATCGCCCGCGTCGAAACGCGCGCGAGGGCCGAACTCAGCAAGCGGCTGGCGCCGCTCGATTACGCGCCGTTCGAGGTTATCCGGCATCTCGCATGGGACGATGAAATCGCCGTCGCCGGCGACGTGCTCACCCATTCCAGCCGCCTCGGAACCGAGGCCCTGGTCGAGATTGCAAGCACCAAGGGCCAGTCCCATCTGCTGGCGATTTCAGCCCGCGAAAACCTGCCGGAGGCTGTCACCGACGTGATCGTCAATCGCGGCGAAGCCAGGGTCATTCGCAGGCTTGCAAACAACGCCAGCGCGCGGTTCTCCGAGACCGGCTATTCCGGCATCGTGGCGCGCGCCGAAGGCGACGACGAACTGGTCGAGATCCTCGGCCTTCGCCTCGATCTCCCGATCAAGTTCCTGCATGACCTGCTGCGCCGCGCCAAGGACGCGGTGCGCGCCCGGCTGATGGCCATTGCGCCGCCGGCACTGCTCGAGGAAATCAAGCGGGTGCTGAACGACATCGTGCGCGGGGAAGATTCATCGGCGCGGAATTTCGAGGTAGCCGAGCAGCTCGTCAAGCTGATGAAGGAGTTGCACGAGCTGGACGACGCCGCCGTCTTCACGTTCGCCGAAGCCAGGAAATTCGACGAAATCGCAGCCGCGCTCGCGCTTCTCAACGACGCCCCGACCGAAATGATGGCCCGGCTGCTGGAAGGCCCCCGCGCCGATCTGGTCCTGATCCCCTGCAGGTCGGCCCGCCTGAACTGGCCAACCGTCGAAACGATCCTTCGCAACCGGCCTGCGCCGCGCCCGATCGACGAACCAACGCTGAAGGTGGCGGAGCGGGATTACAGGAAGCTGTCGATGGAGACGGCCCAGCGCACCGTGCGTTTCTGGCGGCTCCACAACAGGATCGAGAAATAGCCCTGAGAGGCGCCTTGTCGTGACAGGCGCGCCGGCGCCGTCGCGGCGCAAACAAAAAGGGCCGCGCGATGCGCGACCCCCGATGTAGACGCAAGCGGATAAGAACGATCAGTTCTTCGTCTTGTCGACCAGCGCGCCCTTCTTGATCCACGGCATCATGTCGCGGAGCTTTTCGCCGACTTCCTCGATCGGATGGGCGGCAAGCTTGGCGCGCGTTGCCTTGAACGAGGTCTGGTTGACCTTGTTCTCCAGCATCCAGTCGCGCGCGAACTTGCCGGACTGGATGTCGTTGAGCACCCGCTTCATCTCCTTCTTGGTCTCGTCGGTGACGATGCGCGGGCCGGTGACGTATTCGCCGTATTCGGCGGTGTTGGAGATCGAGTAGTTCATGTTGGCGATGCCGCCTTCATAGATCAGGTCAACGATCAGCTTCACCTCGTGCAGGCACTCGAAATACGCCATTTCGGGCGCGTAGCCGGCTTCCACCAGCGTCTCGAAGCCGCCCTTGATCAGCTCGACCAGGCCGCCGCACAGCACCACCTGCTCGCCGAACAGATCGGTCTCGCATTCTTCCTTGAACGAGGTCTCGATGATGCCGGCGCGGCCGCCGCCGATCGCCGAGGCGTAGCTGAGGCCGAGGTCGTGGGCATTGCCCGAGACGTCCTTCGCAATCGCGATCAGGCAGGGCACGCCGCCGCCGCGCTGGTATTCCGAGCGCACGGTGTGGCCGGGGCCCTTCGGCGCGATCATCAACACGTCCAGATCCGCACGCGGGTCGAGCAGGTTGAAATGCACGTTGAGGCCGTGCGCGAACACCAGCGCCGCACCCTTCTTCATGTTGTCGTGCAGGTGATCGCGGTAGATATCGCCCTGCAGTTCGTCGGGGGTCAGCATCATCACCAGATCGGCCCATTTGGCGGCTTCGGCGACTTCCATCACCTTGAAGCCGGCGGTCTCCGCCTTCTTGGCCGAGGCCGAGCCCTTGCGCAGCGCGATGGCGACGTCCTTGACGCCGGAATCCTTCAGGTTCAGCGCATGGGCGTGGCCCTGGCTGCCATAGCCGACGATGACGACCTTCTTGCCCTTGATCAGGTTCAGGTCGGCGTCGCGATCGTAATAAACACGCATAGTGGTTTCCTCTTTGGGGGCCGGAAATGGCCGATTAAATCAGGCTTTCGGGTGGGTAGGACCGCCGGGCGCCCGCGAATTTCCGGCGTTGTCTAGAGCATTTTGGCCCTCAGGGGAAACCCCCATCTCGCATGGCGCGGTGCGGCATCATGCGTCCATGAAGACGGGATAGAGTGAGGCCAGCAGCAGCAAGGCCATGATGATATTGAACGCCCGCACCAGCCTCCGGGAGGTCAGGACCGGCCGCAGCGCGCTCCCGAACAGCGCCCAGGCGGTGCATGAAGCCACTCCCAGAATGAGGCTGAGCCCGACCTGGATCACGATGTTCCAGGGATAGGCGGCAATCGCCGCATAGGCGGTGATGGTGCCGATCACCATGACCCAACCCTTGGCGTTGACCCATTGGAACATGGCCGCGCCCCAGAAGGTCATCGGCCCGCGCCGGTTGTCCTGTTCCGGCGCCACCGGGTCGGACATCGCGATCGCCAAGGCCAGATAAATCAGATAGGCGACCCCGGCGTATTTGAGGATCGTCTGCAGCACCGGGTAGGCGATGAAGATGGTGCCCAGACCTACGCCCACCGCGCCCACCATAAAGGCGAAGCCGATCGTGATGCCGGCGACATGCGGCAGCGTCCGGCGGAATCCGTAAGTGAGTCCCGACGACAGCAGCATGATGTTGTTCGGCCCCGGCGTGAAGAACATCACGGTGGCAAACATCACGAAGGCGATCAGCAGCGAATGCGACATGGCGGGGCTCACGCGATCTTCGGCAGAGTTTGCGCACGTCTCGACAGCAGCATCACGGCGATGCCGCCGACCACGGTGACCATTCCGGCGAGCCGCAGCGGCCCAAAGGTTTCGCAGAACGCGACGCTCGACGCCGCCGAACCGACGAACGGCACCAGCAGCGCAAACGGCACCACCTGTGCCGCGGTGTAATCCCGCAACAGCCGGCCCCACAGCCAGTAGGCGATGCTGGTCGAAATCCCGCCGAGGCCGAGCATGCAGACAAGGCCGGTCAGCGACATCTGCGTCAGCGCGTGCCAGGTCGGCTGCGGCCCGTTGCTGACCAGCGTCAGCGCGAACAGCGGCACCGCGGCTACCAGGCACAGCCACGCGAACAGGTCGAACATCCGCACGTCCTGCGCGCGCCGCAGCAAGAGATTGCCGACTGCAAAACTGACCGGCGAGATCATCAGGACCGCGAACGCGCCGACGCTGAAATCATAGCCGACGGTGCCGCAGATCATCAGCAGGCCGACGGTCGCAATGGCGATGCCAATGGTCTGCATCCGCGTCGGCAATTCGGCGAACAGCAGCGCCGCAAAGCCGATGGTGAACAGCGCCTGGCTCTGCACGATCACGCTGGTCAGCCCGACCGGAACGCCCTGCGCAATGGCAATGGATTGCGCCAGGAACTGACCGAGAAACAAGGTAAAACTGATCGCGATCAAGAGCGGCCACGAAACGTCAGGCCTGCGCACGAACAGGCACGGCACCGCGGCGATGGCAAAGCGCAGCGTCGTCATCAGCTCCGGCGAAAATTCGTTGAGCGCGATCCGGCTCGCGACGAATGCAAGCCCCCAGATCACCGCCACCAGGACGGCGATGCAAACATCGGCCGGCTTCATTTTTTTCTAGCTCTGTTGGTCCGGCTTTGGTTTGCGCAAGAGATAGGTGCCGTGCAGCGGCGCGTGGTAATCGACCGATTCCAGCGTGAAGCCGACGTCGGTCAACATGCGCTCGACCACCCAGCCGAAGGTCGAATATTCGTCCCGCATGTGGGTGACCACGCTCTCGCGCTCGAAATCATGATTCTTGACGGAGAAATCGGCCCACGCCTCGACGTCGCGCTCGACGCCGTCGGGCATACTGACGAAGACGATGTCGCGAAGATAGAAATTGGCGCCGGGTTTCAGCGCGGCATAGATCCGCGCCAGCGCCACCGCCTTCCAGAAATCCGGCAGATGATGCAGCGTGAACTCGCTGACGATCAAATCATAGGAATTCGGCTGGTAGGCGAAGCTCAACAGGCCCGCCGGCTGGGTGCGGATCGCGACCCTGCGGTCCTTGGCCTGGATATTGGCGAGCGCCAGCATCGCCGGCGAAACATCGATCGCGTCGACTTCGGCGCCCATCAGCGCCGCTTCAACGGCCAGCATGCCGTTGCCGCAGCCGATATCGGCCACCCGCCAGCCGCGCTGTACGCCCAGCATGGTCAGCGCCGCGCGGGCGCGGATATCGCTGTCGTCATGCCGGTCGTAGATCGACGCAACCGCAGAATCCAAGCCAAGCTGCCGCCGTTGATTGTAATACCAGTCGCGCGCCAGCATGGTTCACATCCCCTCCGGCCCGCGCCCGATCGCGGCAACCCCGGTGCGCGACACCTCGACGAGGCCGAGTGGACGCATCAGGTCGATGAATTGGTTGATCTTGGCGGAATTGCCTGTGATCTCGAACACAAAGCTCTCGGTGGTGGCGTCGATCACGCGGGCGCGGAACGCGTCCGCCAGCCGCAGCGCCTCGACGCGGTTGTCGCCGCCACCGCGCACCTTCACCATGGCGAGCTCGCGCTCGATCGAGCGGCCGGTCAGCGTCATGTCGACGACCCGGTAGACCGGGACCATGCGGTCGAGCTGATGCTTGATCTGCTCGATCACCATCGGCGTGCCCGTGGTGACGATGGTGATGCGGGAGAGATGTTTCTGGCTCTCGGTCTCGGAGACGGTGAGACTTTCGATGTTGTAGCCGCGGCCGGAGAACAGCCCGATCACGCGGGCGAGCACGCCCGGCTCGTTCTGCACGAGCACCGAGAGCGTGTGCGACTCGGTCGGATCGTGGCGCTCTTCGAGGAAGTAGGCGGATGCGGGCTGGTTCATTGTCGTCCCCTTGATACTTTCCTTCACGCCATCGCTTTTTCTGCAGCGGCAGCGGCATCCGTCCCGACCCATCGGCGGAACAGATCGAAATCGATATTGCCGCCGCTCAGGATCAGGCCAACCCGCTTGCCGCGATTGCCGGCCTTGTCCTGCAGCGCCGCGGCAAGCGGAGCAGCGCCCGCGCCTTCGGCAAGATTGTGCGTGTCGGTCCAGTAGATCCGGACGGCGGCGGCGATCTCGTCGTCGGTGACCTGGACGATCCGCGACGCGCCCTTGCGGATGATCGCCAGCGCATCGGCGACGGGAATCCGCG from Bradyrhizobium sp. Ash2021 encodes the following:
- a CDS encoding DUF2336 domain-containing protein codes for the protein MQQQPAHSIIAELEEAVRGGSSAKRVETLRQVTDLFLNDGDRLSDEQVQVFDDVLCLLIARVETRARAELSKRLAPLDYAPFEVIRHLAWDDEIAVAGDVLTHSSRLGTEALVEIASTKGQSHLLAISARENLPEAVTDVIVNRGEARVIRRLANNASARFSETGYSGIVARAEGDDELVEILGLRLDLPIKFLHDLLRRAKDAVRARLMAIAPPALLEEIKRVLNDIVRGEDSSARNFEVAEQLVKLMKELHELDDAAVFTFAEARKFDEIAAALALLNDAPTEMMARLLEGPRADLVLIPCRSARLNWPTVETILRNRPAPRPIDEPTLKVAERDYRKLSMETAQRTVRFWRLHNRIEK
- the ilvC gene encoding ketol-acid reductoisomerase, with protein sequence MRVYYDRDADLNLIKGKKVVIVGYGSQGHAHALNLKDSGVKDVAIALRKGSASAKKAETAGFKVMEVAEAAKWADLVMMLTPDELQGDIYRDHLHDNMKKGAALVFAHGLNVHFNLLDPRADLDVLMIAPKGPGHTVRSEYQRGGGVPCLIAIAKDVSGNAHDLGLSYASAIGGGRAGIIETSFKEECETDLFGEQVVLCGGLVELIKGGFETLVEAGYAPEMAYFECLHEVKLIVDLIYEGGIANMNYSISNTAEYGEYVTGPRIVTDETKKEMKRVLNDIQSGKFARDWMLENKVNQTSFKATRAKLAAHPIEEVGEKLRDMMPWIKKGALVDKTKN
- a CDS encoding LysE family translocator; this translates as MSHSLLIAFVMFATVMFFTPGPNNIMLLSSGLTYGFRRTLPHVAGITIGFAFMVGAVGVGLGTIFIAYPVLQTILKYAGVAYLIYLALAIAMSDPVAPEQDNRRGPMTFWGAAMFQWVNAKGWVMVIGTITAYAAIAAYPWNIVIQVGLSLILGVASCTAWALFGSALRPVLTSRRLVRAFNIIMALLLLASLYPVFMDA
- a CDS encoding EamA family transporter; this encodes MKPADVCIAVLVAVIWGLAFVASRIALNEFSPELMTTLRFAIAAVPCLFVRRPDVSWPLLIAISFTLFLGQFLAQSIAIAQGVPVGLTSVIVQSQALFTIGFAALLFAELPTRMQTIGIAIATVGLLMICGTVGYDFSVGAFAVLMISPVSFAVGNLLLRRAQDVRMFDLFAWLCLVAAVPLFALTLVSNGPQPTWHALTQMSLTGLVCMLGLGGISTSIAYWLWGRLLRDYTAAQVVPFALLVPFVGSAASSVAFCETFGPLRLAGMVTVVGGIAVMLLSRRAQTLPKIA
- a CDS encoding class I SAM-dependent methyltransferase; amino-acid sequence: MLARDWYYNQRRQLGLDSAVASIYDRHDDSDIRARAALTMLGVQRGWRVADIGCGNGMLAVEAALMGAEVDAIDVSPAMLALANIQAKDRRVAIRTQPAGLLSFAYQPNSYDLIVSEFTLHHLPDFWKAVALARIYAALKPGANFYLRDIVFVSMPDGVERDVEAWADFSVKNHDFERESVVTHMRDEYSTFGWVVERMLTDVGFTLESVDYHAPLHGTYLLRKPKPDQQS
- the ilvN gene encoding acetolactate synthase small subunit; protein product: MNQPASAYFLEERHDPTESHTLSVLVQNEPGVLARVIGLFSGRGYNIESLTVSETESQKHLSRITIVTTGTPMVIEQIKHQLDRMVPVYRVVDMTLTGRSIERELAMVKVRGGGDNRVEALRLADAFRARVIDATTESFVFEITGNSAKINQFIDLMRPLGLVEVSRTGVAAIGRGPEGM